The genomic segment AGGATGCAAGAAGGGATAATGTCTTTAATGCAAATGGCTAAAACCTCAAGTGCGATTGCGAGATTAAATACCGCTGGGGGACTTTTTATCTCTGTTCTTACTGACCCGACTACTGGCGGAGTAACCGCAAGTTTTGCCTCACTTGGTGATATTATCATTGCCGAGTCAAATGCCCTAATAGGGTTTGCTGGACCGCGCGTGATTGAACAAACAATAAATCAACAACTGCCAAAGGAATTTCAACGGGCAGAGTTCTTGTTAGAACATGGGCTGGTAGATATGGTTGTCTCTCGTCAGGAGATGAAAAATACTATCACCCAGCTTTTAAAACTTTTGAGTTAGAAAAACAGAGGGCAGATACCCTATATATCTAACTTCTGACCCCTGACTCCTGATTTTAGGATTCAATGAATACCATATTTTTATCCTTTTTATCTGCCATAATTTTAATTCTGACTCTTTTTTCATTCAACTCAGGGTTTTTAGTCTATTTTGCCTTAATTCCTTTATTAATAGGGTTAAATAGATTAGCCACGCCAAAATGGGCTTTTGGGGTAGGTTTATTCACCGGGATAATTACCTTTGCCGGGCTATTTTACTGGCTTTGCCTTTTTAAAATATGGGTATTTTTAGCGATTGTTGGCATTCTTTCACTTTTTATGGCATTATTTTGTTATTTTACTAAGGTCGTCTGGAAACGAAGTAAAAATGTTTATTTAATCATTCTCTTCCCACCATTTCTCTGGATAACATTACAATATCTTTACAATAATTTTACTCCTCTTGGTTCATTTTGGGCGAATTTAGGTTATACCCAGATTAAATACCTACGACTTATTCAAATTATTGATGTTACCGGAACAGATTTCATTACTTTTTTGATTATTGGGATAAATTCCGCCCTTGCTTTTTGTTTTCATTCTGATTTTCGCAGACAGGCTTTTCGCTCAGGATTGTTATTTTCAGGATGTCTAATTCTCATCTATGGTTATAGTTTCTTTTTAAATTCGGAGAAATCGAAGGAAATAAAGGTTGCTTCTATTCAGGCTAATTTCTATCAAACCTGGCAGTGGCGAAAAACACATATTGAAGAAATTCTAACTACCTATTCCAAACTCACTAAAGAGGCAAAAAAAAGATTTAATCCTGACTTTATCCTCTGGGCTGAATATGCCATCCCCACGGATGTCATCCATCAACCTGAATATTATAAAATTATTTCTGAATTAGCCAGAGAAATAAAGACTTATTTAGTTTTGGGAAGTTTAACTTATGAAAAAGAAAGGATGTATAATATTGTTCTTGTTTTTTCACCCGAAGGGGAATTAGTCTCAAAAGTCGGCGAATATGATATTGTTCATCGGAAAATATTACCTGTCCCATTTGGAGAATCACAGATTTCCTCTGGCTATGATTATTCACCTTTTAAAACAAAATTTGGTAGATTAGGGGTAATTGTCTGTTATGAAGATACCTTCCCTCAAATTGTAACAAAGATGTCCAGGTTGGGCGCAGAATATCTATTTGTCTTAGCCAATGATGGTCATTTTAGAAATACTATTGAACCCAGATTACATGCGATGATGAGCACCTTCCGTGCCATCGAAACAAAACGCTTTATCGTTAGAGTG from the bacterium genome contains:
- the lnt gene encoding apolipoprotein N-acyltransferase, coding for MNTIFLSFLSAIILILTLFSFNSGFLVYFALIPLLIGLNRLATPKWAFGVGLFTGIITFAGLFYWLCLFKIWVFLAIVGILSLFMALFCYFTKVVWKRSKNVYLIILFPPFLWITLQYLYNNFTPLGSFWANLGYTQIKYLRLIQIIDVTGTDFITFLIIGINSALAFCFHSDFRRQAFRSGLLFSGCLILIYGYSFFLNSEKSKEIKVASIQANFYQTWQWRKTHIEEILTTYSKLTKEAKKRFNPDFILWAEYAIPTDVIHQPEYYKIISELAREIKTYLVLGSLTYEKERMYNIVLVFSPEGELVSKVGEYDIVHRKILPVPFGESQISSGYDYSPFKTKFGRLGVIVCYEDTFPQIVTKMSRLGAEYLFVLANDGHFRNTIEPRLHAMMSTFRAIETKRFIVRVANTGITTTIDPYGRCVEGIIYYPDKDMAFKDIETTKNTQQIFLTKINPLSKLTFFSRCQGIFTLLSLVITIGMLLLVVSRQ